A single region of the Mycoplasma mycoides subsp. mycoides SC str. PG1 genome encodes:
- a CDS encoding ABC transporter permease, producing MKRITSFLLLLKQGLKGVFKFKIQFIIILLLSFLASFILSTSLTLTSRINKTYNNIVNNVNKFDYSSTNEIRTYRIDRNNSTTDRSVIPLLDLVNNSNSYYNQSSNNKNTSYLNFILNKKNLTSNFDNKTILTELFENKEFIELFTTINGKDTNWIWKNIWLWQLSLYFNKFVYHSYNQFLKNNKDYSYLKNTVIGKYLSNSFKDKNEFLNDAKVLKDLKFEKIKNNFNVKEFKQTFNKQIQNKELFSYIYISGMSLFQHIYRNIYLPYFSDFKIENNNKIGNSFYTFLTGNKLDNISDNQVDKWIINDKNKSYLTEFELNKTTINLNDNNVLTLKPDSKDDIKKLVLEKGFKGNTDLVLSTIDSNNKVQSISPIINDSSFFKLSFFNGNGTSLTNVVTVLSDTNFIKKDQIIGDNQFDNINLFHNIWLAHLKYSAIASGYDINFRTEVFYYDSVTQIRYRLVILNDDHTTNLTILNKNQGARSPSKGEALISEQFARAHKLKLGQQIIVDGALLTITGFATDAYSFFPTTDPDFPIPQSELGAILYVTRSTINDILGATSQSNTNRVLKGYLSFFLRKKQNNASIDLFNSYQMNDISKLYDSIKYQKDQKNKVTTWLNIKDFDHSIFRFNWTIAPLAINSYKGSTLIAALVVSLIAIIALVICIRKTIYFNAKQIGILKALGSSPIQISISYLAYVIVIILTSVPIGWITGLSTQSVFVKLFVNYFSIPLYSFTIEPFSLLISLLIFGLFGVIVSLLSAIIITKKQLADILAVKQNWSSSKFINRLKRTWFKKAKFTTKFSLTLASSGKKNIFLLVTVVGISTMFISAGLAIPSIAFTIKNTYYKSIKYANEYNYSKGVSNSPLTKPTINYWSGQDSLDKNILSTNLNNEELFYYKDPTAYASSSYDVNPFPKYLYKVEKFKNNNNEQINKKIAWTLLELIQNKDQTSANHTNGLDLLFTEMFGNNLYNVVGNQFSIGVIDQILGLILNSKNNVVNPKDTTTKWTDEQKYLIFKELTNNFTKTGTTAISILVGDLSTSSSDDWKTKIFDAILKAVPPYVSAYIQKPSRKEQFSIGYNVQHYIPDHETLTTITDIKTTINQKNTDLSLTGIANNQSAFIINQKNANDLFIDYKKLLALQEVFLEKKNTDIKLNDQFVLYDSKTNPINVPILPNKQANAFYKLNKNPDISNISTSSKQFFINTKNGYVNIPKHAWIYDDLNFIKSKYYNSLTSEQKNLISKNRTGRNSKAVSDQDIRWLDPYNLDNNKFTLKLLYDQDRFDNDSTYDNKEWTLLNNSYMFDDFTYNNQFDDLLSSYIRPYYQYKNIQLYIPQSLINTDHIIYFTSSKKTKKELENSSEHWYKKDIDYNSVPKSVIKAWDIKNTSEKFLMIRPYDLRYGLLVDNVYKSGLSNLTAKPEYWMYQATKTKNISGMTTPIIQKDAKTNYQNKDLKITIKPVGTLDSYNQKLILADQGLINLVLNLSIGKKIGIKDNFYNKQTVIKAGESYNNIISRFDRYDHNQIINYIDKTKNTKEFNNLLFSSNKAFDKAQFLWHNAKYSNIEEALDLTSGISFVPDTAYNGFYILNGHGASSASGDDDMISNIKNQNLLATSKTLINQITFIAISIGMLLIITVIITSALLVMLISDIYVTQYQQFMILMKALGYSNYKISKYAFGTAIVFSLIMWAISTLATWILITLIIQIITSLGFAIPYGFAFWTLIVSFLIIGISFIGSLIVSSNKIRTQKPASLLTVSNE from the coding sequence ATGAAAAGAATAACTAGCTTTTTATTGTTATTAAAACAAGGCCTAAAAGGTGTTTTTAAATTTAAAATCCAATTTATTATCATTCTTTTATTATCTTTTTTAGCTTCATTTATTTTAAGCACTTCTTTAACATTAACTTCAAGAATTAATAAAACTTATAATAACATAGTTAATAATGTTAATAAATTTGATTATAGTAGTACTAATGAAATTAGAACTTATAGAATTGATAGAAATAATTCAACAACAGATAGATCAGTTATTCCTTTATTAGATTTAGTAAATAATTCAAATTCTTATTATAATCAAAGCTCTAATAATAAAAATACTTCATATTTAAACTTTATATTAAATAAAAAAAATCTAACTAGTAATTTTGATAATAAAACTATATTAACTGAATTATTTGAAAACAAAGAATTTATTGAACTTTTTACAACAATTAATGGTAAAGATACTAATTGAATTTGAAAAAATATTTGATTATGACAGCTTTCTTTATATTTTAATAAGTTTGTTTATCACTCATATAACCAATTTTTAAAAAATAATAAAGATTATTCTTATTTAAAAAATACTGTAATTGGAAAATATTTATCTAATAGTTTTAAAGATAAAAACGAGTTTTTAAATGATGCTAAAGTATTAAAAGATTTAAAATTTGAAAAGATTAAAAACAATTTTAATGTTAAAGAATTTAAACAAACTTTTAATAAGCAAATTCAAAATAAAGAACTATTTTCATATATTTATATAAGTGGAATGTCTTTATTTCAACATATTTATAGAAATATTTATTTACCTTATTTTAGTGATTTTAAAATTGAAAATAATAATAAAATAGGTAATAGTTTTTATACTTTTTTAACTGGAAATAAGCTTGATAATATTAGTGATAATCAAGTTGATAAATGGATTATTAATGATAAAAATAAATCTTATTTAACTGAATTCGAACTAAATAAAACAACTATTAATTTAAATGATAATAATGTTTTAACATTAAAACCAGACTCTAAAGATGATATTAAAAAACTAGTTTTAGAAAAAGGGTTTAAAGGTAACACTGATTTAGTTTTGTCAACAATTGATTCAAATAATAAAGTGCAATCAATCAGTCCAATAATTAATGATAGTTCATTTTTTAAGTTGTCATTTTTTAATGGAAATGGCACTTCTTTAACTAATGTTGTTACTGTTCTATCAGATACTAATTTTATTAAAAAAGATCAAATAATTGGTGATAATCAATTTGATAATATTAATTTATTTCACAATATTTGATTAGCACATTTAAAATACAGTGCTATAGCTAGTGGGTATGATATTAATTTTAGAACTGAAGTTTTTTATTATGATAGTGTTACTCAAATTAGATATCGTTTAGTTATTTTAAATGATGATCACACTACAAATCTAACTATTTTAAATAAAAATCAAGGTGCAAGATCTCCAAGTAAAGGTGAAGCTTTAATTTCAGAACAATTTGCAAGAGCTCACAAGTTAAAATTAGGTCAACAAATTATAGTTGATGGAGCATTACTAACAATTACTGGGTTTGCTACTGATGCTTATTCATTTTTCCCAACAACAGATCCAGATTTTCCAATCCCTCAATCTGAACTAGGTGCTATTTTATATGTAACTAGAAGTACTATTAATGATATTTTAGGAGCAACTTCTCAATCAAATACTAATAGAGTATTAAAAGGATATTTATCATTTTTTTTAAGAAAAAAACAAAATAATGCTTCTATTGATTTGTTTAATTCTTATCAAATGAATGATATTTCTAAATTATATGATTCTATTAAATATCAAAAAGATCAAAAAAATAAAGTTACAACTTGATTAAATATTAAAGATTTTGATCATTCTATTTTTAGATTTAACTGAACAATAGCTCCACTTGCTATTAATAGTTATAAAGGATCTACTTTAATAGCAGCTTTAGTAGTTTCTTTAATTGCAATTATTGCTTTAGTAATTTGTATTAGAAAAACAATTTATTTTAATGCTAAACAAATTGGAATTTTAAAAGCATTAGGAAGTTCACCTATTCAAATTTCAATTAGTTATTTAGCTTATGTGATAGTGATTATTTTAACTTCAGTTCCAATAGGTTGAATAACTGGTTTATCTACTCAATCAGTATTTGTTAAATTGTTTGTAAATTATTTTAGTATTCCTTTATACTCATTTACTATTGAACCATTTTCGTTATTAATTAGTTTGTTAATTTTTGGATTATTTGGTGTTATTGTTTCATTATTAAGTGCAATTATTATTACTAAAAAACAATTAGCTGATATTTTAGCTGTAAAACAAAACTGATCTAGTTCTAAATTTATTAATAGATTAAAAAGAACTTGATTTAAAAAAGCTAAGTTCACTACTAAATTTAGTTTAACTTTAGCATCTTCTGGTAAAAAAAATATCTTTTTATTAGTAACTGTTGTTGGAATTTCAACTATGTTTATTTCAGCAGGTTTAGCAATTCCATCAATTGCTTTTACTATTAAAAATACTTATTATAAAAGTATTAAATATGCAAATGAATATAATTATTCAAAAGGTGTTTCAAATTCTCCTTTAACAAAACCAACAATTAATTATTGATCTGGTCAAGATAGTTTAGATAAAAATATACTATCAACTAATTTGAATAATGAAGAGTTATTTTATTATAAAGATCCAACTGCTTATGCATCTAGTTCTTATGATGTTAATCCATTTCCAAAATATTTATATAAAGTTGAAAAATTTAAAAATAATAATAATGAACAAATTAATAAAAAAATAGCTTGAACCTTATTAGAACTAATACAAAATAAAGACCAAACTAGTGCAAATCATACTAATGGATTAGATCTATTATTTACTGAAATGTTTGGTAATAATTTATATAATGTTGTTGGTAATCAATTTTCAATTGGAGTTATTGACCAAATATTAGGTTTGATTTTAAATTCAAAAAATAATGTTGTTAATCCAAAAGATACAACTACTAAATGAACTGATGAACAAAAATATTTAATTTTTAAAGAATTAACTAATAACTTTACAAAAACTGGAACTACAGCAATTTCAATTTTAGTAGGTGATTTATCAACAAGTAGTAGTGATGATTGAAAAACAAAAATCTTTGATGCTATTTTAAAAGCAGTGCCACCTTATGTTAGTGCTTATATTCAAAAACCATCAAGAAAAGAACAATTTTCAATTGGTTATAATGTTCAACACTATATTCCAGATCATGAAACTTTAACTACAATTACTGATATTAAAACAACTATTAATCAAAAAAATACTGATCTAAGTTTAACTGGTATTGCAAATAACCAATCAGCTTTTATTATTAATCAAAAAAATGCTAACGATTTATTTATTGATTATAAAAAATTATTAGCTTTACAAGAAGTATTTTTAGAAAAGAAAAATACTGATATTAAATTAAATGATCAATTTGTTTTATATGATAGTAAAACAAATCCAATTAATGTTCCCATTTTACCAAACAAACAAGCAAATGCTTTTTATAAATTAAATAAAAATCCTGATATTTCTAATATTTCAACTTCATCTAAACAGTTTTTTATAAATACTAAAAACGGGTATGTAAATATTCCAAAACATGCTTGAATTTATGATGATTTAAACTTTATTAAATCAAAATATTATAATTCATTAACTTCTGAACAAAAAAATCTAATTAGTAAAAATAGAACTGGTAGAAATAGTAAAGCAGTTAGTGATCAAGATATAAGATGATTAGATCCATATAATTTAGATAATAATAAGTTCACTTTAAAACTATTATATGATCAAGATAGATTTGATAATGATTCAACTTATGATAATAAAGAGTGAACATTATTAAATAATAGTTATATGTTTGATGATTTTACTTATAATAATCAATTTGATGATTTATTAAGTTCATATATTAGACCTTATTATCAATATAAAAATATTCAATTATATATTCCTCAAAGCTTAATAAATACTGATCATATAATTTATTTTACTAGTTCTAAAAAAACAAAAAAAGAATTAGAAAATTCTTCTGAACACTGATATAAAAAAGATATTGATTATAATAGTGTTCCAAAATCAGTAATTAAAGCTTGAGATATTAAAAATACTAGTGAAAAGTTTTTAATGATTAGACCATATGATTTAAGATATGGTTTATTAGTTGATAATGTTTATAAATCTGGTTTAAGTAATTTAACAGCTAAACCTGAATATTGAATGTATCAAGCAACAAAAACTAAAAATATATCAGGAATGACTACACCAATTATTCAAAAAGATGCAAAAACAAATTATCAAAATAAAGATTTAAAAATTACTATAAAACCAGTTGGTACACTAGATTCATATAATCAAAAATTAATTTTGGCTGATCAAGGGTTAATTAATTTAGTATTAAATCTTTCAATTGGTAAAAAAATTGGAATTAAAGATAATTTTTATAATAAACAGACTGTAATTAAGGCTGGTGAAAGTTATAATAATATAATTTCAAGATTTGATAGATATGATCATAATCAAATCATAAATTATATAGATAAAACTAAAAACACTAAAGAGTTTAATAATTTGTTATTTAGTTCAAATAAAGCTTTTGATAAAGCTCAGTTTTTATGACATAATGCTAAATATTCAAATATTGAAGAAGCATTAGATTTAACTAGTGGAATTAGTTTTGTTCCAGATACTGCATATAATGGATTTTATATTTTAAATGGTCATGGTGCTTCATCTGCTTCTGGTGATGATGATATGATTAGTAATATTAAAAATCAAAACTTATTAGCTACATCAAAAACTTTAATTAATCAAATTACTTTTATAGCTATTTCTATTGGAATGTTATTAATAATTACTGTAATTATTACTTCAGCTTTACTAGTAATGTTAATTTCAGATATTTATGTAACTCAGTATCAACAGTTTATGATTTTAATGAAAGCTTTAGGATATTCAAATTATAAAATTAGTAAATATGCTTTTGGAACTGCAATTGTGTTTAGTTTAATTATGTGAGCAATTTCAACTTTAGCTACTTGAATTTTAATCACATTAATTATTCAAATTATTACAAGTTTAGGTTTTGCAATACCTTATGGATTTGCTTTTTGAACTTTAATAGTAAGCTTTTTAATTATTGGTATTTCATTTATTGGTTCATTAATTGTTTCATCAAATAAAATTAGAACACAAAAACCTGCTAGTTTACTAACAGTTTCAAACGAATAG
- a CDS encoding DJ-1 family glyoxalase III produces MKKIALYLNPGFEEIEAVTVCDVLKRAGILVDMVSTIDSLEVKGAHNIVIKANKLWKDLNINYYDGMVLPGGSGVTSLFDNQTLIDNILEFNKQNKLIASICAAPQVIGQTKLLDNKTITHYPNCNFYLDKANVVLDKPFVVDNNFITGVSAGSSMLFSLAIVEYLLGKEKKEEIYKNLVIFG; encoded by the coding sequence ATGAAAAAAATCGCATTGTACTTAAATCCTGGTTTTGAAGAAATAGAAGCAGTTACAGTTTGTGATGTTTTAAAAAGAGCTGGTATTTTAGTTGATATGGTTTCAACAATTGATTCACTAGAAGTAAAAGGTGCTCATAATATCGTAATTAAAGCAAATAAATTATGAAAAGATTTAAATATTAATTATTATGATGGTATGGTTTTACCTGGTGGAAGTGGAGTTACTAGTTTATTTGATAACCAAACTTTAATTGATAACATTTTAGAATTTAATAAACAAAATAAATTAATTGCTTCAATTTGTGCAGCTCCTCAAGTAATTGGACAAACTAAACTATTAGATAATAAAACAATTACTCATTATCCAAATTGTAATTTTTATTTAGATAAAGCTAATGTAGTTTTAGATAAACCATTTGTTGTTGATAATAATTTTATAACTGGAGTTAGTGCTGGAAGTAGTATGTTATTTAGTCTAGCAATTGTTGAATATCTACTAGGAAAAGAAAAAAAAGAAGAAATTTATAAAAATTTAGTAATTTTTGGTTAA
- the ybeY gene encoding rRNA maturation RNase YbeY, translating into MIRINYFNENDINMDFWKKFCNKILKTAYNYFNFNYDIELSITFVNDLKAQQINQQYRNHSYIADVTSFPVEMTENEIKAIGFRELGDMFINLNEAKRKAIKYNHDLNSEMGFLFVHGFLHLLGYDHEDSNDEKIMFDLQDQILKLNNLEYIIKFNEDDYLESN; encoded by the coding sequence ATGATAAGAATCAACTATTTTAATGAAAATGATATTAATATGGACTTTTGAAAAAAGTTTTGTAATAAAATTTTAAAAACTGCTTATAATTATTTTAATTTTAACTATGATATTGAGTTAAGCATTACATTTGTAAATGATTTAAAAGCTCAACAAATTAATCAACAATATCGCAATCATTCTTATATTGCTGATGTAACTTCTTTTCCAGTAGAAATGACTGAAAATGAAATCAAAGCAATTGGATTTAGAGAATTAGGTGATATGTTTATTAATTTAAATGAAGCTAAAAGAAAAGCAATTAAATATAATCATGATTTAAATTCAGAAATGGGTTTTTTATTTGTTCATGGGTTTTTACACTTATTAGGTTATGATCATGAAGATTCAAATGATGAAAAAATTATGTTTGACTTACAAGATCAAATCTTAAAACTAAATAACTTAGAATATATAATTAAATTTAATGAAGATGATTATTTAGAAAGTAATTAA
- the era gene encoding GTPase Era codes for MSNFKSGFVSIIGRPNVGKSTLLNKLIGEKISIVTNKPQTTRNNIRGILTKKDQYQIVFIDTPGVHTSKKQLDKFLNTSALKSTKDVDVILFLAPSDEVIGKNDLFLLKQIKNLDVFKILVITKADNVTKEQLILKANEWSSYQDQFDEIIITSSITNLNIEKLLELIVNNLSDNDYQFYDDDILTDQSDRFMIKEIIRENILLKTGQEVPHSVAVLVEHLEQNENEINISCAIIVERQSQKSIIIGKNGVKISDIRYKSKKQIQALFKKRINLELFVKVQENWRNSPSLIKKMGYNKDQY; via the coding sequence ATGAGTAATTTTAAATCTGGATTTGTAAGTATTATTGGAAGACCAAACGTTGGAAAATCAACTTTATTAAACAAACTTATTGGAGAAAAAATTTCAATAGTGACAAACAAACCACAAACTACAAGAAATAATATTAGAGGAATTTTAACTAAAAAAGATCAATATCAAATTGTTTTTATTGATACACCAGGAGTGCATACTTCAAAAAAACAATTAGATAAATTTTTAAATACAAGTGCTTTAAAATCTACAAAAGATGTTGATGTAATTTTATTTTTAGCTCCAAGTGATGAAGTTATTGGAAAAAATGATTTATTTTTATTAAAACAAATTAAAAACTTAGATGTTTTTAAAATTTTAGTAATAACTAAAGCTGATAATGTTACAAAAGAACAATTAATTTTAAAAGCAAACGAATGAAGTAGTTATCAAGATCAATTTGATGAAATTATTATTACAAGCTCAATTACTAATTTAAATATTGAAAAATTACTAGAATTAATTGTAAATAATTTATCAGATAATGATTATCAATTTTATGATGATGATATTTTAACTGATCAGTCAGATCGCTTTATGATAAAAGAAATTATTAGAGAAAATATTTTATTAAAAACTGGTCAAGAAGTACCTCATAGTGTTGCAGTTTTAGTTGAGCATTTAGAACAAAATGAAAATGAAATTAATATTAGTTGTGCAATTATAGTTGAAAGACAATCTCAAAAATCAATAATAATTGGTAAAAATGGAGTAAAAATTTCAGATATTAGATATAAATCTAAAAAACAAATTCAAGCATTATTTAAAAAACGTATTAATTTAGAACTATTTGTAAAAGTTCAAGAAAATTGAAGAAACTCACCTAGTCTAATTAAAAAAATGGGTTATAACAAGGATCAATATTAA
- the recO gene encoding DNA repair protein RecO, translating into MEKTLKGIVLNSFDFQDYDKIITIYSNLYGKISLVCLGVNKIKSKNKYGINYLSYSNFEIFKSKNKFNLSKLKRSELINSFNHISTDFNLYLYANIITSLVLSLDEQIKNYNLYKTLKLSISIINNKSDFGLKVCVLFMFYFLKIIGNQIDLSKCGFCNSKINPIIAISFTNYCSSCKFCYFDDCILIDNQLSNFINSIFKNDFITNLSQEISTNNLNILTRFILNYYQDIVGTYTTSMYLLSTLIRFN; encoded by the coding sequence ATGGAAAAAACCTTAAAGGGAATAGTTTTAAATAGTTTTGATTTTCAAGATTATGACAAAATTATTACAATTTATTCTAATTTGTATGGAAAAATTAGTTTAGTTTGTTTAGGTGTTAATAAAATAAAAAGTAAAAATAAATATGGTATTAACTACTTATCATATTCAAATTTTGAGATTTTTAAATCAAAAAATAAATTTAATTTATCTAAATTAAAAAGATCAGAATTGATTAATAGTTTTAATCATATTTCAACTGATTTTAATTTGTATTTATATGCAAATATTATTACTTCATTAGTATTAAGTTTAGATGAACAAATTAAAAATTATAACTTGTATAAAACATTAAAATTAAGTATTTCAATTATTAATAATAAATCTGATTTCGGATTAAAGGTTTGTGTTTTATTTATGTTTTATTTTTTAAAAATAATTGGAAATCAAATTGATTTATCTAAATGTGGGTTTTGTAATTCTAAAATAAATCCGATTATAGCAATTAGTTTTACTAATTATTGTTCAAGTTGTAAATTTTGTTATTTTGATGATTGCATATTAATTGATAATCAATTATCAAATTTTATAAATTCAATTTTTAAAAATGATTTTATAACTAACTTAAGTCAAGAAATTTCAACTAACAATTTAAACATTTTAACTAGATTTATTTTAAATTATTATCAAGATATTGTAGGAACATACACAACAAGTATGTACTTATTATCTACACTAATTCGATTTAATTAG
- a CDS encoding glycine--tRNA ligase yields MSKSIEKMISHLKNQGFVFQGSEIYGGLANSWDYGPLGCEVKNKLKKVWWDFFVKKNPLNVGLDSSIILNSKVWKASGHIDGFNDPLIDCKNCKSRWRADKLIEEFDSSINTGIMTSAQLEDYINQNNILCKKCQKKDFTQIRQFALMFKTNQGVLEDDSSIVYLRPETAQGIFINFKNVQRSMRKKLPFGIGQIGKSFRNEITPGNFIFRTREFEQMELEFFFDPSDQKDWFKYWLDQIELFLTKKICLDKSNYKIRENLKDELSHYALKTSDIEFNFPFGWGELWGISHRSDFDLKVHQNLSKEDLTVLKEENNQKVLANVIEPSVGVERLMLAIFWQAYTEEQLEENNSRTVLKLPYNLAPYQVAITPLSKQLNQNAHQLFLELLKDFDAVYDETGNIGKRYRRQDAIGTPFVITYDFQTLEDQKVTIRYRDTMKQERILISQLKDFLNSQFN; encoded by the coding sequence ATGTCTAAATCAATAGAAAAAATGATTAGTCACTTGAAAAATCAGGGGTTTGTTTTTCAAGGATCAGAAATTTATGGAGGTTTAGCAAATAGTTGAGATTATGGTCCTTTAGGATGTGAAGTTAAAAACAAGTTAAAAAAAGTTTGATGAGATTTTTTTGTTAAAAAAAATCCTTTAAATGTGGGATTAGATAGCTCAATTATTTTAAATTCTAAAGTTTGAAAAGCTTCTGGTCATATTGACGGATTTAACGATCCATTAATTGATTGTAAAAATTGTAAGAGCAGATGAAGAGCTGATAAATTAATTGAAGAATTTGATTCATCAATTAATACTGGAATTATGACAAGTGCTCAATTAGAAGACTATATAAATCAAAATAATATTTTATGTAAAAAATGCCAAAAAAAAGATTTTACTCAAATAAGACAATTTGCTTTAATGTTTAAAACTAATCAAGGTGTTTTAGAAGATGATTCATCAATTGTATACTTAAGACCTGAAACAGCTCAAGGAATTTTTATAAATTTTAAAAACGTTCAAAGAAGTATGAGAAAAAAACTTCCATTTGGAATTGGACAAATTGGAAAATCTTTTAGAAATGAAATTACACCAGGTAATTTTATTTTTAGAACTAGAGAATTTGAACAAATGGAATTAGAATTCTTTTTTGATCCAAGTGATCAAAAAGATTGATTTAAATATTGATTAGACCAAATAGAGTTATTTTTAACTAAAAAAATTTGTCTTGATAAATCTAATTACAAAATTAGAGAAAATTTAAAAGATGAATTATCTCACTATGCTTTAAAAACCAGTGATATTGAATTTAATTTTCCTTTTGGTTGAGGAGAATTATGAGGAATTAGTCACCGTTCTGATTTTGATTTAAAAGTACATCAAAATTTAAGTAAAGAAGACTTAACTGTTTTAAAAGAAGAAAATAATCAAAAAGTTCTAGCTAATGTTATTGAACCAAGTGTTGGAGTTGAAAGATTAATGCTAGCAATTTTTTGACAAGCATATACTGAAGAACAATTAGAAGAAAATAATTCAAGAACAGTTTTAAAACTACCTTATAATTTAGCACCATACCAAGTAGCAATAACCCCTTTATCAAAACAATTAAACCAAAATGCTCATCAATTATTTTTAGAATTATTAAAAGATTTTGATGCTGTTTATGATGAAACTGGAAATATAGGAAAGCGTTATAGAAGACAAGATGCAATTGGTACTCCTTTTGTTATAACTTATGATTTTCAAACTTTAGAAGATCAAAAAGTAACTATTAGATATAGAGATACAATGAAGCAAGAAAGAATTTTGATTTCTCAATTAAAAGACTTTTTAAACTCACAATTTAATTAA